Proteins co-encoded in one Quercus robur chromosome 8, dhQueRobu3.1, whole genome shotgun sequence genomic window:
- the LOC126694769 gene encoding sesquiterpene synthase 2-like translates to MSTQVSGAPSQNGKSEVVRRTANFHPSIWGDRFINNTSQDKDIHLRKVREVEELKDEVRNELFAITDHLSQQLHLIDALQCLGVAYHFEREIQEALEHIYTAFNDKNDVDDLYKVSLSFRLLRQEGFKVSCDVFNMFKDEDGQFRESLTSNVEGMLAFYEATHLRVHGEDILDEALEFTTTHLKSTASLVGNPLAAQITHALKQPLHKGIPRLEARRYISVYEQDASHNKVLLKLSILDFNLVQSLHKEELSDITRWWKDLDFATKLPFARDRVVECYFWIVAVYFEPQYSLARKILTKVISLTSILDDIYDVYGTLEELEPFTEAIERWDISCIDQLPEYMQICYRALFDVFEAIENELAKKERSYRVSYAKDAMKRLVRAYFEEAKWFHQNYIPTMEEYMHVALKTSGYPMLTAISFLGMGDIVTKEAFDWIFSNPKIITASSVIGRLMDDMKSHKFEQERGHAASAIECYMRQHGVSEQVVHDELNRQVANAWKDINEECIRPTVVPMPLLMRVLNLARVIDVIYKEGDGYTHVGKEMKDNVASVLIDPIPI, encoded by the exons ATGTCTACCCAAGTCTCAGGGGCTCCATCCCAAAATGGCAAATCAGAGGTTGTTCGCCGAACAGCAAATTTCCATCCAAGCATTTGGGGTGACCGTTTCATCAACAATACTTCACAAGACAAG GATATTCATTTACGTAAAGTACGTGAAGTTGAAGAGCTGAAAGATGAGGTGAGAAACGAGCTCTTTGCCATTACGGATCATCTTTCACAACAACTGCACTTAATTGATGCACTCCAGTGCCTAGGCGTTGCTTACCactttgagagagaaatccaaGAAGCTCTAGAACATATATACACTGCTTTTAACGACAAAAATGATGTTGATGATCTCTACAAAGTTTCCCTCAGTTTTCGACTGCTACGCCAAGAAGGATTTAAGGTTTCATGTG ATGTCTTCAACATGTTCAAAGACGAAGATGGTCAATTCAGGGAAAGCTTGACCAGTAACGTTGAAGGTATGCTAGCCTTCTATGAAGCTACACATTTGAGGGTGCATGGAGAAGACATTCTTGATGAGGCCCTTGAGTTCACTACCACTCACCTTAAGTCCACAGCATCCCTTGTAGGCAATCCATTGGCAGCACAAATAACTCATGCCCTAAAGCAGCCCTTGCATAAAGGCATACCACGACTAGAGGCTCGGCGATACATTTCTGTCTATGAACAGGATGCTTCACATAACAAAGTTTTGCTCAAACTTTCAATATTAGATTTTAATCTAGTGCAATCATTGCACAAAGAGGAACTTAGTGATATCACAAG GTGGTGGAAAGATTTAGATTTTGCAACAAAGCTACCTTTTGCAAGAGATAGAGTTGTTGAGTGCTACTTTTGGATAGTCGCGGTCTACTTTGAACCCCAATATTCACTTGCAAGAAAAATACTAACCAAAGTTATTTCCTTGACATCCATTCTAGACGATATATATGATGTTTATGGCACACTTGAAGAACTCGAGCCCTTCACTGAAGCAATTGAGAG GTGGGATATTAGCTGCATAGATCAACTTCCAGAATACATGCAAATATGTTATCGTGCACTCTTTGATGTATTCGAAGCAATTGAAAATGAGTTGGCCAAGAAAGAAAGATCATACCGTGTTAGCTATGCAAAAGATGCT ATGAAACGTTTGGTTCGGGCCTACTTTGAAGAAGCCAAATGGTTCCACCAAAATTACATCCCCACAATGGAGGAGTATATGCATGTTGCACTTAAAACCTCTGGTTACCCTATGCTCACAGCTATCTCTTTCCTTGGCATGGGTGACATCGTTACAAAAGAGGCATTTGATTGGATCTTCAGCAACCCCAAGATTATTACAGCTTCATCTGTAATTGGTAGACTCATGGATGACATGAAGTCACATAAG TTTGAGCAAGAGAGAGGGCATGCTGCCTCAGCAATCGAATGTTACATGAGGCAACATGGTGTGTCAGAGCAAGTAGTCCATGATGAACTCAACAGGCAAGTTGCTAATGCATGGAAGGACATTAATGAGGAGTGTATAAGACCTACTGTTGTTCCCATGCCTCTACTTATGCGTGTTCTTAATCTTGCACGAGTAATAGATGTCATTTACAAGGAAGGGGATGGCTACACTCATGTTGGAAAAGAGATGAAAGATAATGTTGCATCAGTGCTTATAGACCCAATACCAATATAA